From the Salmo trutta chromosome 25, fSalTru1.1, whole genome shotgun sequence genome, the window AACTAATAAACAAGTCAGCAATACCCCCCCTTTTGTTACCCAGTTATGCGCTATATTGCTAACAAACACGGTAAAGTTAAGCTACTTACTTGGAAGAAAGTAACATTTGTCGCTTGTAAATCCCCTTGCAGTGCGTAAATTAGCTACTAGTAGTCGCTAGCTAGAAATGACAAGGACGCCATTCAAAATTTCAGAAGTACTTCAATAGAATGAGGGGATTCGATTATCTGGCCCCGGTTAGAACCAGGTGAAAAGAGATTGCTTAATTTTGCAGCCGGGCTGCCTCCCGTATATGGGGTTACAAGTGTAAACGTAGCAACTTTATATCAAAACGCACACTGATTTCTCTTACCCGCATGATGACTTGTCTCCATTTTCTACGGATACATTTGGAAATGTAGACCTTAtagtttaaaataaataaaataaaacacatcAATACTTGACATCTCAATATTTCACATGCCCATTTGACGAATGTCAACATTCTTCATTCCTCAATTGACATGTGAATGATTTAGACATTTTGTTTTCAAGTATATGCATAAATAAGTATTATaatagtaaaataaaatatattcatTCTATTCAAATAAGCGACCCAAGTGGTTCAATATGGCAAGACTGGCTACGGCCTCCGGGCTGAGGAGGGCTCCAGATATGGGATGACGTAGTGACCGTAGTGGGAGAGGCAGCGGTTCCTTCGACCAGACCACCTCATCGACAGTCGTCACGACACAGAAAGCAGCTCGAAGACCCTAAAATACTCGATATTACAAACTCACATGGATGCATATGAACGTGTATATCGGCTAACTTTGGTAAATTAGACTCGCCTGACCATTGCCTAAAGGCTACACACAACCATAGCCTATGAATTCGGGAACTATCGCTGCGTGGAAGTGGAACATTTTTATGGAGGCTTGGAGACGTAGGGGAGCGAGGAGCAGAAGGGGGTAAACTGAAGATCGACACACCAAACTGGAAACATTGGACATATTCTGCTGGCTACGAGTGACCCACACGCACGGGACGGGGTGGAAACATGGCCGCGAATGTCAATTTAACATCTGGGATGGGAGAAATTATTCAACTGAACGTCGGTGGGACAAGGTATTACAGCGTTTAAATAGCCTCACAGTCTATAGAACTGTCAATGTGCGCTCATGGAGGACGGTATTGACATACTCGACATGTTGCAATGGTCGTTTCTTTTTAGGTTGGCAATGGCATGCTGTCGCAGACGAGAACATGGAATTGGAGCTGCGATAAAATGCACGAAAAGCACGCAACATACGCGCTCGTATTGTCAAGGCGTGTTTACATTGTATCAACATGCAATCTTGGTGTTCCGCAGCGAATGGCCATGATCTGTCATAGGATATAGGCTCATATAGTTAACTACGGCTATGTCTGGAGAATGTGTAGTAGATTGCCTGTATTATTGACTGCGTTCCAGTAGCCAGAGACTCGAGAGTAGGCGTAACATACTAAATTTAAATCCGGCACACTCcagttagtatgatatgttacgtgtcctatggtatgtattcatttgtggatgtccatcatccatttcgtatgttatgaattacaatttgtatgatatgttacaaattgcaattgcattgtgtccatgaTGAGAAATCGAACACAACCTTGAGACCAGACTGCAGTAGCATTACCCAATCATGATACATGTATCTCACAGTAAATACTTTCCataatgtattaagtgtgtatgtaaCCTGACTCCACCTTGGACATAGGCCATATCATCccttttatgtatttctatgtgtccCTCTTCGGAGGAATACATGAAAACCCATGAGAATTCATGAACATTTTGTATGTATTATTGTACAGTACAATCCATTGCGTCGTGATACAGTACGTCTTATATCCTTGGTCTGATCTACCCTCTCAGGTTCAGCACCTCTAGACAGACTCTGATGTGGATCCCAGACTCTTTCTTCTCAAGGTGGGGTCTACCTCCCTCTGCACATATCTGCTAAGATGTGATCTGGCGTCAGCTCAGGAAAGGTTACCTAGTTCACTTCGAGGTGGATCTCCCAAGGATTCAATCTTGATAATGTATTAAAAACAGCGTTAGGACTAGTCTGGCCCACATTTGACATAAAGCCAGAACGAAAGCTGAGATCAGCTTGTTATGGGCTAACTAGAACATGAggttatgcgtgtgtgtgtgtttcagtttgCTGAGTGGCAGAATATCAACTCTACGTGATGAAACTGGAGCTGTGAGTACATTCTTCTATGCGAAAGGCAAACATATTTTTCGTCCATGTTTTTTTGGGGGTCTGGTGAGAGCGTTGGCCACACGTTCCACAAATACTCTTTCATGTACTCTCGTACAGTGATATTAAACTGTAACAATGATATTTAGGTATTAAGTTTCGAAATGTGCCTCTTGTCCTCCAGATATTTATTGACAGGGACCCGACAGCCTTTGCGCCCATTTTGAATTTTCTTCGAACCAAAGAGTTAGACTTACGGTAAGAACACCTGACACTCTCTACACACGGGAACAGTATCCTTTAAATATTAGCAGAAGCATATTGGTCCAGGTTATAAAGTCTTAGAGCTGATGTTCTCTTCTCTTCATAGGGGGGTAAACATTAACATTCTCCGCCATGAAGCTGAGTTTTATGGGATAACGCCGTTAGGTATGGCCTCCGTGCACTAACCTGAGTAGTTACTGTGCTTCTACAtggtattacattgttatttaaCCATCACTTAATAGTTTGACCTTGTCCACTTCCCAAGTAGTTTTCAGCGCTCTACCTACTGCGTAAGCATGCTGTAAAATGCTGATTTAGTGGCTTATATATCAAGTTTCTACAGTGTTTCGGACTTTTTCCTCTTGTGTTGTGGTGGCTGTCTTCAGTGAGGAGGTTGCTGCTGTGTGAGGAAATAGAACGTTCGTCCTGTGGCAGTGTTCTGTTCCATGGATACCTTCCCCCTCCAGGTATCGTATTCCCACAACTCCTCTTACCTGGAATTCTGTCCTCTGgcacaggtgaattacaggacgTCATTGtattctccctccatctctcttatccctctatctctctgtctgcttGCAAGGGAAAGGTGAGCGCTCTAGTGACGCTCTTTCCAGCGTCCGTTTTGGTCTTTGATCTTTTGGTCTTTTTGACGTTCATAAAATGTGTTCGTGATGTAGAATTCTAGTTATTCTTTTCTTAGTTTTGTTGGTTGATTGCTTGACTCATGTGTTTCTCCCACAGCTCTCCCAGCCCATAAGTTCAGCTCCACCCCTGCAGCCTCGGGCCCTGCCCCTGAGGATCGGCCTGGTCCCACCGGAGCAGAGGGGGGGTTCCCCCATACCTGTCCCCCCCACCCCTCACTCCCCGGGCCCCCTGGAGCCGAGGGACCACACAGACTGGGTGAGCAGGAGGGCAGggttacaaaaacaaaaacaagggTGTGGGCGAGGATGTTTGTGTAATGAGGCGTGGAGCAGGGCTGGGGCTGTGGTCCTCTACTCCCCAGTCTCCTCAGAACACCGTGTGCCTGTTTAACCACCAATCAGAGTAATCCTCAGTCCTACCGCTGGTCAGGAGATGGCGTTTGTGTGGCTGCGTTACAGCTGGAGCTAACATGACCTGACGTCGGGTAAAAAGCACCAAAGTTAAAAGTTCACACTTTACTTagttctgggctgtgtgtgttagaATCAGAGCTGGTTTGATCTGGAGTTCAGTGTACTACGCACATGCTTAGAACACAGCCAAATTATCCTATTAGTAATATTGACGATCAAATGACATTTTGTTGACACCCTGACCCAAATACATTGTGCATGGTTGTGTACAGACATTTTGTAATAACGTTGCATTTGTAAGCACTTTAGCGTGATCGTGGTAATGTATAGGGCTTGCTCAGTATACAGTAAAAAGTAGCTAACGATATGGGTAGGCGGAAATAATACAACTATCAACCATTGTGTACAGCACTGTGTGTGTTTCCCGGTTGTAAGGTCAAATGTTATGTTTCCAGGTTATTAGGTAAAGTGCTTTGTTATGTGTCCAGGTGCTGTGGTGGACCCTAGGAAGGTGCTTATTGTAGCTGGACATCATAACTGGATCGTAGTGGCTTATGCACACTTTGTCATCTGCTACAGGTAACACTGGCATTTGTATTCGGATTCATCGACTCCGAGTTGATATCATTTATAGATTGTACTCCTCATAaatcttgagtgtgtgtgtgtactgacgtGTGTGTATTAACGTGTATGTATTCTTCAGGATAAAAGAGTCGTCGGGGTGGCAGCAGGTGTTTTCTAGCCCCTATCTGGACTGGTCCATCGAGAGAATCGCCCTTAACGCCAAGGTTACACTGCCATGATTGCGCATCAGTAAATCACAATGTATTGTCCGAAAGGTGCTTTATCAATAAAGTTTATTGTTATACAGGTGGTGGGTGGTCCCCATGGTGATAAGGACAAGATGGTGGCAGCTGCCTCCAATAGCAACATCATCCTCTGGAGCATCCAAGACGGAGGGAGTGGCAACgagataggtaggtaggtgtgtgtgtgttttgtgaaaGCGAGAGGCGTTTTGCGTCttattgtttctctctcctctcgctctctctaggtGTGTTTAGTCTGGGTGTTTCCGTAGATCATCTGTTCTTCATCGGGAACCAGCTGGTGGCCACCAGTCACACTGGGAAGGTGGGAGTCTGGAACGCTGTCACACAGCACTGGCAGGTGGGATTACATAGGGTGTGTGTGTccggatggatagagagatagagagggagggggagggagggagagagagatgggaacagGGCTTAGAGAAGAAGAATGTTTTAAGGTTCATACATGTGTGCCGTGAACATCATTTTCTGCCTTTTTTgatgtcagtggtgtaaagtactacttaagtagttttttggggtatctgtactttactatttatatttttgccaacttttactttttgctccatacattttccctgacacccaaaagtactcgttacattctGACAGGAAAATGATCCCATTCAcactacagcctctgatctggaacactcattaaacacaaatgcttcgttttgtaaattatgtctgagtgttggagtgtgcccctggctatctgtcaatCAAAATAaaattacttttgatacttaagtatatttaaaaccaaatacttttagacttttactcaagtactattttactgggtgactttcacatttgtcattttctattaaggtatctttactcaagtatgacaattgagtacttttcctACCACTGTTTGATGCACAGTAGTAGCCATGAACATCAGAGAAAATAATCatagtgttgagagagagagagagagagatatttcatTTGAaccctttcttttctctcctctccatcaggtGCAGGATGTAGTTCCCATCACCAGCTGTGACACGGCCGGCTCCTTTCTGCTACTGGGCTGCAACAACGGCTCCATCTACTAcataggtacacacacacgcttaATTCAGGAAGTGGAATTcgattattttttgttttgtttacttcCTTCATTgactgaaatggaattgaccctaaGCCTTCTTGGTTCTCTCTCTTAGACATGCAGAAGTTTCCTCTGAGGATGAAGGATAATGATCTGTTGGTGACAGAGCTGTACCACGACCCGTCTAACGACGCCATCACTGCCCTCAGTGTCTACCTCACACCCAAGACCAgtgagtccacacacacactctcaaacacatacctACGTGtacatgcatgcgcacacacaaatCATGTATTTCCATCTTCATTGGGTTTCAGCCTTTGAGCAATTATCTTTTGTGAAATCctatctctctatttttctctcgaGGTGTGAGTGGTAACTGGATAGAGATAGCATATGGAACCAGTTCTGGAGCAGTCCGGGTCATAGTTCAACACCCTGAGACAGTAGGCTCTGGACCTCAGCTCTTCCAAACCTTTACTGTCCACCGCTCCCCTGTCACTAAGATCATGCTCTCGGAGAAACACCTGGTCTCAGGTAAGAAGGggagggagcaggaggggagggttTTGGGACAGGTTTGAGCATTGTGTAATCAGGATAAGAAAATAACAGGTATGCTAATGATCTCTATGTCTAAATATCTGTATTTTAATGGCTGTgcttcatatacagtaccagtcaaaagtttggacacaccaactcattcaagggtttttctttatttgtactattttctacattgtagaataatagtgaagacatgaaaactatgaaataacacatatggaatcatgtagtaaccaaaaaagtgttaaacaaaacaaaatatattttatatgtgagattcttcaaagtagctaccctttgccttgatgccagctgtgcacacgcttggcattctctcaaccagcttcacgaggaatgctttttcaacagtcttgaaggagttcccacatatgctgagcacttgttggctgcttttccttcactctgcggtccaactcttcccaaaccatctcaattgggttgaggtcgggtgattgtggaggccaggtcatctgatgcagcactccatcactctcattcttggtcaaatagtccttacagagcctggaggtgtgttgggtcattgttctgttgaaaaacaaatgatagtcccactaagcgcaaaccagatggcagggcgtattgctgcagaagggtagccaagctggttaagtgtgccttgaattctaaattaacctccatgcttcacggtgggaaccacacatgcagagatcatccgttcacctactctgtgtctcacaaagacacggcggttggaaccaaaaatctcaaatttggaatcatTAGACCAAACgagagatttccaccggtctaatgttcattgctcgtgtttcttggcccaagcaagtctcttcttattattggtgtcctttttagtagtgttttctttgcagcaatttgaccatgaaggcctgattcacgctgtctcctctgaacagttgatgttgagatatctgttacttgatctctgtgaagcatttatttgggatgcaaattctgaggctggtaactctaatgaactcctctgcagcagaggtaactctgggtcttcctttactgtggcggtcctcgatgagagccagtttcatcatagcgcttgatggtttttgcgactgcacttgactgaccttcatgtattaaagaaatgatggactgtcatttctctttgcttatttgagctgtacttaccataatatggacttggtcttttaccaaatagggctatcttctgtatacccccctaccttgtcacaacacaactgattggctcaaacgcattaagaaggaaagaaattacacaaattaacacctgttaattgaaatgcattccaggtgactacctcatgaagctggttgagagaatgccaagcctgtgcaaagctgtcatcaaggcaaagggtggctactttgaagaatctcaaatataaaatatattttgatttgtttaacactttttttggttactacatgatcccatatgtgttatttcataggtttgacatattcactattattgtacaatgtagaaaataatataaataaataaaaactctggaatgagtactgtaggtgtccaaacttttgactggtactgtacattgtgtgtctgtctgtctgtctgtccgtgtgcGTGTCCTTTAGTGTGTGCGGACAACAACCACGTGCGGACGTGGACGGTGACGCGGTTCCGAGGCATGATCTCCACGCAGCCTGGCTCCACTCCCCTTGCCTCCTTTAAGATCCTCTCATTGGAGGAGACGGAGAGCCACGGCAGCTACTCATCTGGCAACGACAtcggtgagagagggagggatgggtagagggttGGGGAGAGCGAGGAAACGAGAAagggacatacagttgaagtcggaagtttacatacacttaggtgggagtcattaaaacccgtttttcaaccactccacaaatgtcttgttaacaaactatagttctggcaagtcggttaggacatctactttgtgcatgacacaagtaattttcccaacaattgttta encodes:
- the LOC115162505 gene encoding BTB/POZ domain-containing protein KCTD3, which encodes MAANVNLTSGMGEIIQLNVGGTRFSTSRQTLMWIPDSFFSSLLSGRISTLRDETGAIFIDRDPTAFAPILNFLRTKELDLRGVNINILRHEAEFYGITPLVRRLLLCEEIERSSCGSVLFHGYLPPPALPAHKFSSTPAASGPAPEDRPGPTGAEGGFPHTCPPHPSLPGPPGAEGPHRLGAVVDPRKVLIVAGHHNWIVVAYAHFVICYRIKESSGWQQVFSSPYLDWSIERIALNAKVVGGPHGDKDKMVAAASNSNIILWSIQDGGSGNEIGVFSLGVSVDHLFFIGNQLVATSHTGKVGVWNAVTQHWQVQDVVPITSCDTAGSFLLLGCNNGSIYYIDMQKFPLRMKDNDLLVTELYHDPSNDAITALSVYLTPKTSVSGNWIEIAYGTSSGAVRVIVQHPETVGSGPQLFQTFTVHRSPVTKIMLSEKHLVSVCADNNHVRTWTVTRFRGMISTQPGSTPLASFKILSLEETESHGSYSSGNDIGPFGERDDQQVFIQKVIPVTNKLFVRLSSTGKRICEVAAVDGTTISCFTVRECEGSSRMGSRPRRYLFTGHGNGSIQMWDLTTAMDTANKGEEKKTDEVGGPTEEELLQLLDQCDLSTSRCATPNISPAPSVLQHSRLRESCSSLQLQAQEPIPETATYGALRPYRESPLLAHARRTESFHSYRDFQNFSLGTGLLESPGQAPGQGAGLGTEARTRSLCEAGGEEGERRGSAMELWASRSAIAANADAVANASVVTGGATAEEGVLVSPRQPPDSPGGDAWRRVQLEEEGAGLGSVAEARSEVRRKGGFEGAVFLGRKRAPPVPQLTSLPAVGSEGGGSDSSSTASPSPTQLASISPRHRKCSEPANQDSSL